Proteins from a genomic interval of Symmachiella macrocystis:
- a CDS encoding HisA/HisF-related TIM barrel protein, giving the protein MQIIPVLDILDGNVVRGVAGRRQEYQPVESVLAAGAKPLDIARGYRDVLGLKRLYLADLDAIMHGRPNRKLWQKLVDDGFEILVDAGVKTVADAQQVYASGATAAIVALETSPSRELLAELCTQYGPPRVIFSLDLKQGRPLGTLDQWQNPAPFDLAVEAVSLGVEQMIVLDLAWVGTGEGLATEELCRRLLERFTQLQVLTGGGIRGPGDLPVIQATGIHGLLLASALHSGRIDRAALDAWRA; this is encoded by the coding sequence ATGCAAATCATTCCTGTGCTCGACATTTTAGATGGCAACGTGGTTCGCGGTGTGGCGGGGCGGCGTCAAGAGTATCAACCGGTGGAGAGCGTGTTGGCTGCCGGCGCCAAGCCGCTGGATATCGCCCGCGGGTACCGCGACGTGTTGGGGTTAAAGCGACTGTATCTGGCCGACCTGGACGCCATCATGCACGGGCGTCCCAATCGCAAACTCTGGCAAAAATTGGTGGATGACGGATTTGAGATCCTGGTGGATGCGGGGGTGAAAACGGTCGCCGATGCGCAACAGGTGTACGCCAGCGGAGCGACGGCTGCGATCGTGGCGTTGGAGACGTCGCCCTCGCGCGAATTGCTGGCTGAACTTTGCACGCAATACGGTCCACCACGGGTGATTTTTAGCCTGGACCTCAAACAGGGGCGTCCGCTGGGAACGTTGGATCAATGGCAAAACCCAGCGCCATTTGACTTAGCTGTCGAAGCAGTCAGTTTGGGGGTCGAGCAAATGATCGTGCTCGATTTGGCGTGGGTCGGAACAGGGGAGGGGTTGGCGACTGAGGAGCTATGCCGACGGTTGTTGGAGCGGTTCACGCAACTGCAAGTGCTCACCGGCGGCGGGATCCGCGGCCCGGGTGATTTACCGGTGATCCAGGCGACCGGGATTCATGGGCTATTGTTGGCCTCGGCGCTGCATAGCGGCCGCATTGATCGCGCCGCTCTCGATGCTTGGCGCGCGTAG
- a CDS encoding SMI1/KNR4 family protein, translating to MSLEYLKAKVQDSGINIRPPLSIEEVREFEAQAGISLPADYVEFITTIANGGFSPCRLSPLADWHYRYDIKRPQPEICLTQPCIITPDAVQHGEKWIDVQNVDRYEERWDNNEWAPLVGTICIAELGCGWVYSLIINGPFVGRIFAYGGGAFLPPQFVEEGTFTDWIESSVDKIVDGKHLYFLDGKV from the coding sequence ATGTCGCTCGAATACTTGAAAGCCAAAGTCCAAGACTCTGGCATTAATATCCGGCCCCCGCTCTCGATAGAAGAAGTTCGTGAGTTCGAAGCTCAAGCGGGGATTTCGTTGCCGGCGGATTATGTCGAATTTATTACAACGATTGCAAACGGCGGATTTAGCCCATGTCGACTCAGCCCGCTGGCTGATTGGCACTATCGTTACGACATTAAACGGCCGCAACCGGAGATCTGTTTGACTCAACCCTGCATCATCACCCCAGATGCCGTGCAACATGGTGAGAAATGGATCGACGTACAAAATGTCGATCGTTACGAAGAACGATGGGACAACAATGAATGGGCCCCACTGGTCGGTACTATCTGCATCGCCGAACTCGGCTGCGGCTGGGTCTATTCTCTCATTATTAACGGCCCATTTGTCGGTCGCATTTTTGCATACGGTGGCGGTGCGTTTCTTCCCCCACAATTCGTTGAAGAAGGGACCTTCACTGACTGGATCGAATCCAGTGTGGATAAGATTGTTGACGGTAAACACCTTTACTTTCTTGATGGCAAGGTGTGA
- a CDS encoding cytochrome-c peroxidase has protein sequence MARITVLILAAFTVAIAAQAADDSATALPVPHLPAKPYEYANVTLPPHFLIPDRRYGNAIGTDNTPADNPITNAGAALGRVLFYDKRLSANDTTSCSSCHQQKHGFSDPEKLSKGLHGKRTKRRSMGLTNARFYAPGRFFWDERAATLEDQVLMPIQDEIEMGMNLDDLEIKLRSVDFYPPLFEAAFGTPEINRNRISRALAQFVRSLVSFQSKYDQAFAGGGGVYPTFQKTFNQQELLGLQLFSGGFGVGRSARCDRCHGTTSHISRNATNNGLDRNTDKDDGAGGGRFKAPSLRNIAVRAPYMHDGRFKNLHEVIVHYNSGVQNHPQLDRSLSGRRGRGRGGRRGRRGGGPPNETPERLNLSNTEINALVAFLNTLTDNTFLNDPRFSDPFADPQQRLASTKRRTPKSNPADDAERAANRETLASKALKKARAATEPRIKTAKLMLIVKRFAETKAADEAQTLLDAAKK, from the coding sequence ATGGCAAGAATCACGGTATTGATTTTGGCAGCTTTCACGGTCGCCATCGCCGCCCAGGCGGCGGATGACTCAGCGACCGCGCTCCCGGTTCCACACCTACCAGCCAAACCGTACGAATATGCCAACGTGACTTTGCCGCCGCACTTCCTCATCCCCGATCGCCGTTACGGCAATGCCATCGGCACCGACAATACGCCGGCCGATAACCCGATCACCAATGCCGGAGCAGCACTCGGCCGCGTACTTTTCTACGACAAACGACTCTCGGCCAACGACACCACCTCCTGCTCCTCCTGCCACCAACAAAAACACGGGTTTTCCGATCCGGAAAAACTGAGCAAAGGCCTGCATGGTAAACGGACCAAACGCCGCTCGATGGGTCTGACCAATGCCCGCTTCTACGCCCCCGGCCGTTTCTTCTGGGACGAACGGGCGGCCACGCTCGAAGACCAGGTGCTGATGCCCATCCAAGATGAAATCGAAATGGGCATGAATCTAGACGACCTCGAAATCAAGCTCCGCAGCGTCGATTTCTATCCCCCCCTGTTCGAAGCTGCCTTCGGCACACCGGAAATCAACCGTAACCGCATTTCCCGCGCACTGGCTCAATTCGTCCGTTCGTTGGTTTCTTTCCAATCGAAATATGACCAAGCCTTCGCCGGCGGTGGCGGTGTGTATCCGACGTTTCAAAAAACATTCAACCAGCAAGAACTGTTGGGGCTGCAGCTTTTTTCCGGAGGATTCGGTGTGGGCCGCTCGGCACGCTGTGACCGTTGCCACGGCACAACCAGCCATATCAGCCGCAACGCCACCAACAATGGATTGGATCGGAACACCGACAAAGACGACGGCGCCGGCGGCGGACGGTTCAAAGCGCCGTCGCTACGGAACATCGCCGTCCGCGCACCCTATATGCACGACGGCCGCTTCAAAAACTTGCACGAGGTGATCGTGCATTACAATTCCGGCGTGCAAAATCATCCCCAATTGGACCGTTCACTCTCCGGACGACGCGGTCGGGGCCGCGGGGGTCGACGTGGCCGACGAGGCGGCGGCCCTCCCAACGAGACGCCGGAACGACTCAATCTCAGCAATACCGAGATCAACGCGCTGGTCGCCTTCCTCAACACACTAACCGACAATACGTTCTTAAACGATCCACGATTTTCCGACCCGTTCGCCGATCCTCAGCAGCGACTGGCATCCACCAAGCGCCGTACCCCCAAATCCAACCCAGCAGACGACGCCGAACGTGCTGCCAATCGCGAAACGCTGGCCAGCAAAGCCCTCAAAAAAGCCCGCGCCGCCACCGAACCCCGCATCAAGACCGCCAAACTGATGCTGATCGTCAAACGCTTCGCCGAAACCAAAGCCGCCGATGAAGCACAAACGCTCCTGGACGCCGCCAAAAAATAA
- a CDS encoding ABC transporter ATP-binding protein — protein sequence MADAIVTDRLTKYFGGRRVVNGLNLKVREGSVYALLGRNGAGKSTTIRMLLGLLKPDFGTAELLGEEVSQITPATRAQIGWVGEGHPLYRWMTVDGAIRFVRPFYQQWNGDFVDQVLDHFDIPKKKRLSKLSNGQRAQVSLALAVAPDPKLLILDDPTIGLDAVVRRDFLESIIQIIQQQGRTILFSSHILSDVDRVADHIGILSEGVLRVDCPTEHFRESIRKVVMEFAEPLKEPPACPGLLSSSASGERVELVIVNYGDEHRAYLDSLSPRSMDVLEFNLEDAFVEYTRGRQGTMPVFRRETMNV from the coding sequence ATGGCAGACGCAATAGTCACCGACCGGTTGACGAAATACTTCGGCGGCCGTCGCGTCGTCAACGGCCTGAATCTAAAAGTCCGCGAAGGGAGCGTCTATGCGCTGCTAGGTCGCAACGGGGCGGGTAAGTCGACGACGATCCGCATGCTGTTGGGGTTGCTCAAACCCGATTTTGGCACAGCGGAGTTACTGGGCGAAGAGGTCTCGCAAATCACGCCCGCGACCCGTGCGCAGATCGGCTGGGTGGGTGAGGGGCATCCGCTCTATCGCTGGATGACGGTTGACGGAGCGATTCGTTTCGTGCGGCCGTTTTATCAACAATGGAACGGCGACTTTGTCGATCAGGTGTTGGATCATTTCGACATCCCCAAGAAAAAACGGCTCTCGAAGCTCTCCAACGGCCAGCGAGCGCAGGTTTCATTAGCACTCGCCGTCGCTCCCGATCCCAAGCTGCTGATTCTCGATGATCCAACGATCGGCTTGGATGCGGTGGTGCGGCGCGATTTTTTGGAATCGATCATTCAGATCATTCAACAGCAGGGCCGTACGATCCTGTTCAGTTCGCACATCCTCAGCGACGTCGACCGCGTGGCGGATCATATCGGAATTTTGAGCGAGGGGGTGCTGCGGGTCGATTGTCCGACGGAACATTTTCGCGAATCCATCCGCAAAGTCGTTATGGAATTCGCCGAACCGCTCAAAGAGCCGCCCGCGTGTCCCGGTTTGTTGTCATCCAGTGCATCGGGCGAACGAGTGGAGTTGGTGATCGTGAATTATGGAGACGAACACCGCGCTTACCTCGATTCATTGTCGCCGCGGAGCATGGATGTGTTGGAGTTCAACCTGGAAGACGCCTTCGTGGAATACACCCGCGGCCGCCAAGGAACGATGCCTGTTTTTCGTCGGGAGACAATGAATGTTTAA
- a CDS encoding GntR family transcriptional regulator produces MEFQVDVASRVPIYRQLRSQIRQAVARARLQPGEQLPSVRELSSRLVVNPNTIARVYTELEREGVLNTRPGLGVFVAELKNDTTKKSRQQRFQQLLDEFLTEAVHLGLSDDDVLESVAKGVKKFAWQTQ; encoded by the coding sequence ATGGAATTTCAAGTTGATGTTGCTAGCCGAGTGCCGATTTATCGGCAATTGCGTAGCCAAATACGCCAGGCTGTGGCGCGCGCTCGGCTGCAGCCTGGCGAGCAACTTCCCTCGGTCCGTGAACTTTCCAGCCGGCTTGTTGTTAATCCCAACACCATCGCTCGCGTTTATACCGAATTGGAACGCGAGGGGGTCCTCAATACGCGGCCCGGTTTGGGGGTGTTCGTTGCAGAGCTCAAAAACGACACGACCAAAAAATCGCGGCAGCAGCGGTTTCAGCAACTCTTGGATGAATTCCTCACCGAAGCGGTGCATCTCGGCCTCAGCGACGATGATGTGCTGGAATCGGTGGCGAAAGGAGTGAAGAAGTTCGCATGGCAGACGCAATAG